From Gemmobacter sp., the proteins below share one genomic window:
- a CDS encoding dihydrodipicolinate synthase family protein — protein sequence MTPQDLKGIFPALPTPLLPDGTPDLVALTDLVERNLAAGVTGLVPMGGTGEFTALSPDARIAVVRRTVEVAAGAVPVVPGVLSPGFADAVEAGQTFRDAGADAIMLVTPFYVVPSQHGVIDYFRAYKAAVDAPLVYYDVPSRTGLVSAPDTVAALADDGTVIGMKVCNTDAHYFNCLAARLEGGLALMSGDDMVYAVHVMHGAVGGVLASAPMLPGYWVRLHNTLAQGNFAEGIALHRKLLPVFRALFNEVNPGPLKAMIGRMGHPIGDVSLPLRAPGAETQALIDAALDLIRREALA from the coding sequence ATGACCCCCCAAGACCTGAAGGGAATCTTCCCCGCGCTTCCCACGCCGCTTTTGCCCGATGGCACGCCCGATCTGGTGGCGCTGACCGATCTGGTCGAACGCAACCTGGCGGCCGGCGTCACCGGGCTGGTGCCGATGGGCGGCACCGGCGAATTCACCGCCCTGTCGCCCGATGCCCGCATCGCTGTGGTGCGCCGGACGGTCGAGGTGGCGGCGGGCGCCGTGCCGGTGGTGCCGGGCGTGCTGTCGCCGGGTTTTGCCGATGCGGTCGAGGCGGGCCAGACCTTTCGCGATGCGGGCGCCGATGCGATCATGCTGGTGACGCCGTTCTATGTGGTGCCCAGCCAGCACGGCGTGATCGACTATTTCCGCGCCTACAAGGCGGCGGTCGATGCGCCGCTGGTCTATTACGATGTGCCCTCGCGCACCGGGCTGGTCAGCGCGCCGGATACGGTCGCCGCGCTGGCCGATGACGGCACGGTCATCGGCATGAAGGTGTGCAACACCGATGCGCATTATTTCAACTGCCTGGCCGCGCGGCTGGAGGGCGGGCTGGCGCTGATGTCGGGCGACGACATGGTCTATGCCGTGCATGTGATGCATGGGGCCGTCGGCGGCGTGCTGGCCAGCGCGCCGATGCTGCCCGGCTACTGGGTGCGGCTGCACAACACGCTGGCGCAGGGCAATTTTGCCGAGGGCATCGCGCTGCACCGCAAGCTGCTGCCGGTGTTCCGCGCCCTGTTCAACGAGGTGAACCCCGGCCCGCTGAAGGCGATGATCGGCCGCATGGGCCACCCGATCGGCGATGTGTCGCTGCCGCTGCGTGCCCCGGGGGCCGAAACGCAGGCCCTGATCGACGCCGCGCTGGACCTGATCCGGCGCGAGGCGCTGGCCTGA
- a CDS encoding XRE family transcriptional regulator, with amino-acid sequence MEIDLDAARPAYSPGPDTAEAADVGARVAQLRADRGWTLQETAEATGVSFSTLSKIERHELSPTVTTLTKIARGLGVSLSQLLETARPVSMNGRRSLTRRGEGQSAATGTCDNKVLCNDLVNRKMTPIRTRVRARDISAYSEWASYNAEVFLTVLHGTLIIHSQGYAPTRLEEGDSIYYDASSGHLWVSEGEDDAIVLWVCAE; translated from the coding sequence ATGGAAATCGACCTCGACGCAGCACGGCCTGCCTATTCGCCGGGCCCCGACACGGCCGAAGCCGCCGATGTAGGCGCGCGCGTTGCCCAGTTGCGCGCCGATCGCGGCTGGACCTTGCAGGAAACCGCCGAGGCGACGGGGGTCTCCTTTTCCACCCTGTCCAAGATCGAACGCCACGAACTGTCCCCCACCGTCACCACGCTGACCAAGATCGCGCGCGGGCTGGGCGTCAGCCTCAGCCAGCTGCTGGAAACGGCGCGGCCGGTGTCGATGAACGGCCGCCGCAGCCTGACCCGGCGGGGCGAGGGGCAAAGCGCCGCGACCGGCACCTGCGACAACAAGGTGCTGTGCAACGATCTGGTCAACCGCAAGATGACCCCGATCCGCACCCGCGTGCGCGCCCGCGACATCTCGGCCTACAGCGAATGGGCATCCTACAACGCCGAAGTGTTCCTGACCGTGCTGCACGGCACGCTGATCATCCACAGCCAGGGCTATGCCCCCACCCGGCTGGAAGAAGGCGACAGCATCTATTACGACGCCTCCAGCGGCCATCTGTGGGTGTCCGAGGGCGAGGATGACGCCATCGTCCTGTGGGTCTGCGCCGAATAG
- a CDS encoding type II toxin-antitoxin system ParD family antitoxin, translated as MTVKSSISLSDEHHAFARAQVSDGRFASVSAVVQHGLDLLRQKTEDEVLERAALRALLEGRSAGPFLGADMMRARLTAAIATRHDRAPDDLAD; from the coding sequence ATGACCGTGAAATCCTCGATCTCGCTCAGCGACGAACATCATGCCTTTGCGCGCGCGCAGGTCAGTGACGGACGCTTTGCCTCTGTCAGCGCCGTGGTCCAGCACGGGCTGGATCTGCTGCGACAGAAGACCGAAGACGAGGTGTTGGAACGCGCCGCCCTCCGGGCCTTGCTGGAGGGGCGCAGCGCGGGCCCGTTCCTCGGCGCCGATATGATGCGCGCGCGGCTGACCGCCGCCATCGCCACGCGACACGACCGCGCGCCTGATGACCTGGCGGATTGA
- a CDS encoding type II toxin-antitoxin system RelE/ParE family toxin codes for MTWRIEFAAPAERDLLLIFNHLVGSYMAVGDSRAEATIRARQRIDGIFDDTGRIALAPQRGARHDDLVPGLRHLSLGKAAFWFLTDDAAQLVRILAIFFGPQDQQRRMLIRLLGNDDDG; via the coding sequence ATGACCTGGCGGATTGAATTCGCGGCCCCCGCCGAACGCGACCTGCTGCTGATCTTCAACCATCTGGTCGGCAGCTACATGGCCGTCGGCGACAGCCGGGCCGAAGCGACGATCCGGGCGCGGCAGCGGATCGACGGCATCTTCGACGACACCGGCCGCATCGCGCTGGCGCCGCAGCGGGGGGCCAGGCATGACGATCTGGTGCCCGGGCTGCGTCACCTGAGCCTGGGCAAGGCGGCCTTCTGGTTTCTGACCGATGATGCGGCACAGCTTGTGCGCATCCTTGCCATATTCTTCGGACCGCAGGATCAGCAGCGGCGGATGCTGATACGATTGCTGGGCAACGACGATGACGGATGA
- a CDS encoding site-specific integrase produces MTDDATNGATAPSAMPDHRPPALCDLAERARDYAEAASSANTRRAYAADWTHFANWCRHEDLPTLPPDPQVVGLYITACASGARSVGGRANAVSTIERRLSALVRGYAQRGLVLDRRDRHIAMVLAGIRNTHAAPPRQKDAILPEDLLAMLDTCDRASLQGLRDRAMLLIGFAGGLRRSEITGLDAGRDQTADGRGWVEVLEGGLLVTLRGKTGWREVEIGRGSTPATCPVTALETWMQQARIRRGPLFRRIQAQEPGPMRLNDREVARLVKRAARAAGLRDDLPEAARADRFAGHSLRAGLASSAEVDERHVQKHLGHASAEMTRKYQRHRDRFRVNLTRAAGL; encoded by the coding sequence ATGACGGATGACGCGACGAATGGCGCCACGGCGCCCTCTGCCATGCCCGACCACCGCCCCCCTGCCCTGTGCGATCTGGCCGAACGGGCGCGGGATTACGCCGAAGCCGCCAGTTCGGCCAATACGCGGCGGGCCTATGCCGCCGACTGGACCCATTTCGCCAACTGGTGCCGGCACGAAGACCTGCCCACCCTGCCCCCCGATCCGCAGGTCGTCGGCCTGTACATCACCGCCTGCGCCAGCGGCGCGCGGTCGGTCGGCGGGCGGGCGAATGCGGTCTCCACCATCGAACGGCGGCTGTCGGCGCTGGTCCGGGGCTATGCGCAGCGCGGGCTGGTGCTGGACCGGCGCGATCGCCACATCGCCATGGTTCTGGCCGGCATCCGCAACACCCACGCCGCCCCGCCCCGGCAAAAGGATGCCATCCTGCCCGAGGATCTGCTGGCCATGCTGGATACCTGCGACCGGGCCAGCCTGCAAGGCCTGCGCGACCGGGCCATGCTGCTGATCGGCTTTGCCGGCGGCCTGCGGCGGTCGGAAATCACCGGCCTGGACGCCGGCCGCGACCAGACCGCCGATGGCCGCGGCTGGGTCGAGGTGCTGGAGGGTGGCCTTCTGGTGACCCTGCGCGGCAAGACCGGCTGGCGCGAGGTGGAAATCGGCCGCGGATCCACCCCCGCCACCTGCCCGGTGACGGCGCTGGAAACCTGGATGCAGCAGGCCCGCATCCGCCGTGGCCCCCTGTTCCGCCGCATCCAGGCCCAGGAACCCGGGCCCATGCGGCTGAATGACCGCGAGGTCGCGCGCCTGGTCAAACGCGCCGCCCGCGCCGCCGGATTGCGCGACGACCTGCCCGAGGCGGCGCGGGCCGACCGTTTCGCGGGCCATTCGCTGCGCGCGGGCCTCGCCTCGTCGGCCGAGGTGGACGAACGCCATGTGCAGAAACACCTTGGCCATGCCAGCGCCGAGATGACCCGCAAGTATCAGCGCCACCGCGACAGGTTCCGCGTGAACCTGACCAGGGCCGCCGGGCTTTAG
- a CDS encoding CynX/NimT family MFS transporter, whose protein sequence is MPRATGQSMTDVRWLLLFGVWLIYLLFGLVIASIAPLVPRIAADLGAGAGTMGLVMGAWPFVYILAALPAGTLLDRIGVRRGLLIAVVVMAASALLRGMAGSTFTLALAVALFGVGGPLISVGAPKLIAELFQGRARGTAMGIYISGPAIGGITALSLTNSVLLPLAGGDWRRVMMAQAVLVLLGGAVWLAITATPAARRLLAGIGTAGKYNPAAFREVIASAEVRLVLAMAVAVFAINHGLNNWLPSVLIAKGMTATSAGYWAAVPSVVGIVAALVVPGLARADRQVAIFMALALSMLVATLLFQLASPVALALGLVLQGIARGTMMTLAMMLLMESRDVPRDRLGMAGGLFFTTAEIGGVLGPVVFGALVQGTGGFAVPVAAISGVCLALLGLLAVLARHRRWG, encoded by the coding sequence ATGCCCAGGGCGACAGGCCAGAGCATGACCGATGTGCGCTGGCTGCTGCTGTTCGGCGTCTGGCTGATCTACCTGCTGTTCGGGCTGGTCATTGCCAGCATCGCGCCGCTGGTGCCGCGCATTGCCGCCGATCTGGGGGCAGGGGCCGGCACCATGGGGCTGGTGATGGGCGCCTGGCCGTTCGTCTACATTCTGGCGGCGCTGCCGGCGGGCACTTTGCTGGACCGTATCGGGGTGCGGCGCGGGCTGCTGATCGCGGTGGTGGTGATGGCGGCCTCCGCCCTGCTGCGGGGCATGGCCGGGTCTACCTTTACGCTGGCGCTGGCGGTGGCGCTGTTCGGGGTGGGCGGGCCGCTGATTTCCGTCGGCGCGCCCAAGCTGATCGCCGAACTGTTCCAGGGCCGGGCGCGCGGCACCGCGATGGGGATCTACATCAGCGGCCCCGCCATTGGCGGCATCACGGCGCTAAGCCTGACCAACAGCGTGCTGTTGCCGCTGGCCGGGGGCGACTGGCGCCGGGTGATGATGGCGCAGGCGGTGCTGGTGCTGCTGGGCGGCGCGGTCTGGCTGGCGATCACCGCCACCCCGGCGGCGCGGCGTCTGCTGGCGGGCATCGGCACCGCCGGCAAATACAACCCCGCCGCCTTCCGCGAGGTCATCGCCTCGGCCGAGGTGCGGCTGGTGCTGGCCATGGCGGTGGCGGTGTTCGCGATCAACCACGGGCTGAACAACTGGCTGCCCTCGGTCCTGATCGCCAAGGGGATGACGGCGACCTCCGCAGGATACTGGGCGGCGGTGCCGTCGGTGGTGGGCATCGTGGCGGCGCTGGTGGTGCCGGGGCTGGCGCGGGCCGACCGGCAGGTGGCGATCTTCATGGCGCTGGCACTGTCGATGCTGGTGGCGACGCTGCTGTTCCAGCTGGCATCGCCGGTCGCGCTGGCGCTTGGGCTGGTGTTGCAGGGCATCGCACGGGGCACGATGATGACGCTGGCCATGATGCTGCTGATGGAAAGCCGCGACGTGCCGCGCGACCGGCTGGGCATGGCGGGCGGGCTGTTCTTTACCACGGCGGAAATCGGCGGCGTGCTGGGGCCGGTGGTGTTTGGCGCGCTGGTGCAGGGCACCGGGGGCTTTGCCGTGCCGGTGGCGGCGATCAGCGGCGTCTGTCTGGCGCTGCTGGGCCTGCTGGCGGTGCTGGCGCGGCATCGCCGCTGGGGCTAA
- a CDS encoding RidA family protein: protein MMKHIDNNGRRSRAVVANGTVYMGGQVADDWTADVATQTRQALARIDAILAEAGSDRSKVVSAQIWLKTMDDYEAMNAVWDAWVDPAGAPARSCGVVEMAHEGLRVEIIPTAIL from the coding sequence ATGATGAAGCACATCGACAATAATGGCCGCCGCTCGCGCGCCGTGGTGGCCAATGGCACCGTCTACATGGGCGGGCAGGTTGCCGATGACTGGACCGCCGATGTCGCCACCCAGACCCGGCAGGCGCTGGCCCGGATCGACGCGATCCTGGCCGAGGCGGGCAGCGACAGGTCCAAGGTGGTTTCGGCCCAGATCTGGCTGAAGACGATGGACGATTACGAGGCAATGAACGCCGTCTGGGATGCCTGGGTCGACCCGGCCGGCGCCCCCGCCCGGTCCTGCGGCGTGGTGGAAATGGCGCATGAGGGGCTGCGGGTGGAAATCATTCCGACGGCCATTCTGTAA
- a CDS encoding molybdopterin-dependent oxidoreductase, with amino-acid sequence MLRRPANPTVATHWGTYHAEMAGGRVAALRPIAQDPDPSPIADGMIDALDAPARILRPAVRASFLAARQAGRVATDGAGRGHEPFVELPWDEALDLAAAEIARIRAAHGNGAIYGGSYGWASAGRFHHAQSQIHRFLNSVGGYVKSVQNYSYAAADTIVPHVIGDKRGLVSDHTSWPRIAEATETLVMFGGVPWKNAQVSSGGISRHILRENLDRLRERGARMISVSPIRDDTEGDGVEWLPIRPGTDTALMLGLAHVLLAEGLADRGFLASHTVGLPQLEAYVTGAADGQPKDPDWAAAITGIAAGTIRDLARHLARSRSFLMVAWSLQRADSGEQPYWMAIALAALLGQIGLPGGGFGFGYASVNGIGNPVPALGFPSLPQLDSPVADYIPVARIADALLHPGEGYQFNGMSRLYPDLRMVYWAGGNPFHHHQDLNRLRRAWQRPEAVIVHDSWWNPLARHADIVFPVTTALERDDIATSSRDRFVAASHRVADPAGEARDDYAVFAGLAARLEAGATFTEGRSAEDWIRHLYGIGRQRAAANGIDLPDFEAMWDQGLVLLDAPEPQAQPDLLEAFRADPAGAPLRTPSGRIELYSETIAGFGYADCPGHPAWLPPREWLGVAGDYPLHLISNQPRTRLHSQYDLGSHSRAAKRHGREVMRMHPADAAARGIADGAVVRVFNARGACLAAVELSDDLLPGVLQLSTGAWYDPAEGDDPQPLDRHGNPNVLTADRGTSQLAQGPAAQSCLVQVEPFAGPLPPVRAFDPPRFVAR; translated from the coding sequence ATGCTGCGCCGCCCTGCCAATCCCACCGTCGCCACCCATTGGGGCACCTATCACGCCGAAATGGCGGGGGGGCGCGTGGCCGCGCTGCGGCCCATCGCGCAGGATCCCGACCCCTCGCCCATCGCCGATGGCATGATAGATGCGCTGGACGCCCCGGCCCGCATCCTGCGCCCGGCGGTCCGGGCATCGTTCCTGGCGGCGCGGCAGGCGGGGCGGGTGGCAACCGATGGTGCCGGGCGCGGGCACGAGCCATTCGTGGAACTGCCCTGGGACGAGGCGCTGGATCTGGCGGCGGCGGAAATCGCCCGGATCCGGGCCGCGCATGGCAACGGGGCGATCTATGGCGGGTCGTATGGCTGGGCCTCGGCCGGGCGGTTCCACCATGCGCAAAGCCAGATCCACCGCTTTCTGAATTCGGTCGGCGGCTATGTGAAATCGGTGCAGAACTATAGCTATGCGGCGGCCGATACCATCGTGCCGCATGTCATCGGCGACAAGCGGGGGCTGGTGTCGGACCATACCAGCTGGCCCCGCATCGCCGAGGCGACGGAAACCCTGGTGATGTTCGGCGGCGTGCCGTGGAAGAATGCGCAGGTCAGTTCCGGCGGCATCTCGCGCCATATCCTGCGGGAAAACCTGGACCGGCTGCGCGAACGCGGGGCGCGGATGATTTCCGTCTCGCCCATCCGGGACGATACCGAAGGCGACGGGGTGGAATGGCTGCCGATCCGGCCGGGCACCGATACCGCGCTGATGCTGGGGCTGGCGCATGTGCTGCTGGCCGAAGGGCTGGCCGACCGCGGGTTTCTGGCCAGCCATACCGTGGGCCTGCCGCAGCTGGAGGCCTATGTCACCGGCGCCGCCGATGGCCAGCCCAAAGACCCTGACTGGGCCGCGGCGATCACCGGGATTGCGGCCGGGACCATCCGCGATCTGGCCCGGCATCTGGCCCGCAGCCGCAGTTTCCTGATGGTGGCCTGGTCGCTGCAACGGGCGGACAGCGGCGAACAGCCTTACTGGATGGCGATTGCGCTGGCGGCGCTGCTGGGGCAGATCGGCCTGCCGGGGGGCGGCTTCGGGTTTGGCTATGCCTCGGTCAACGGGATCGGCAATCCGGTGCCGGCGCTTGGCTTTCCGTCGTTGCCGCAGCTGGACAGCCCGGTTGCCGATTATATCCCCGTGGCGCGCATTGCCGATGCCCTGCTGCATCCGGGCGAGGGCTATCAGTTCAACGGCATGTCCCGCCTCTATCCCGACCTGCGGATGGTCTACTGGGCGGGGGGGAACCCGTTCCACCACCATCAGGATCTGAACCGCCTGCGCCGCGCCTGGCAGCGGCCCGAAGCGGTGATCGTGCATGACAGCTGGTGGAACCCGCTGGCCCGCCATGCCGACATCGTGTTCCCCGTGACCACCGCGCTGGAGCGGGACGACATCGCCACATCCTCGCGCGACAGGTTCGTCGCCGCCTCGCACCGGGTGGCCGATCCGGCGGGCGAGGCGCGGGACGATTATGCGGTGTTCGCCGGGCTGGCGGCCCGGCTGGAGGCCGGCGCAACCTTTACCGAAGGGCGCAGCGCCGAAGACTGGATCCGCCATCTGTATGGCATCGGGCGCCAGCGGGCGGCGGCGAACGGCATCGACCTGCCGGATTTCGAGGCGATGTGGGATCAGGGGCTGGTGCTGCTGGATGCCCCTGAACCGCAGGCGCAGCCCGACCTGCTGGAGGCGTTTCGCGCCGATCCTGCCGGGGCGCCGCTGCGCACCCCTTCGGGCCGGATCGAACTGTATTCCGAAACCATCGCCGGTTTCGGCTATGCCGACTGTCCGGGCCACCCCGCCTGGCTGCCGCCCAGGGAATGGCTGGGGGTGGCTGGGGATTACCCGCTGCATCTGATCTCGAACCAGCCAAGGACGCGGCTGCACAGCCAGTATGACCTTGGCAGCCATTCCCGGGCCGCCAAGCGCCATGGGCGCGAGGTGATGCGCATGCACCCTGCCGATGCCGCGGCGCGCGGCATTGCCGATGGCGCGGTGGTGCGGGTGTTCAACGCGCGCGGCGCCTGTCTGGCGGCGGTGGAGCTGTCGGACGACCTGCTGCCGGGCGTGCTGCAACTGTCCACCGGCGCCTGGTATGACCCGGCCGAAGGCGACGATCCCCAGCCGCTGGACCGCCACGGCAACCCCAACGTGCTGACCGCCGACCGGGGCACGTCGCAGCTGGCGCAGGGGCCTGCGGCGCAGTCCTGCCTGGTGCAGGTCGAACCCTTTGCCGGGCCGCTGCCGCCCGTCCGCGCCTTTGACCCGCCCCGGTTCGTGGCGCGGTGA
- a CDS encoding GntR family transcriptional regulator: MSLNYAEAMLTDSPAPVLEGDDPLPIQIADYIRHQIIHDILKPGEPIRERTIAEQLNVSRTPMRDALKILSVERLVELIPNRGAVVVQNSIDDLSDMLTVYAELEAMGGVAACRMATEGDFLRVERHLALMAAAADEGDRLKYFRANQAFHLSIIAASRNKTLIEIHANLSLRLYRVRYLAIMAQEIWQARSAAHEELVQTLRARDTARMAELQKAHFQVAWRLIDDWSRPQQSRR, from the coding sequence ATGTCACTGAACTACGCCGAAGCCATGCTGACCGACAGCCCCGCCCCGGTGCTGGAAGGCGATGATCCCTTGCCGATACAGATCGCGGATTATATCCGCCACCAGATCATCCATGACATCCTGAAACCCGGCGAGCCGATCCGCGAACGCACCATTGCCGAACAGCTGAACGTCTCGCGCACGCCGATGCGGGATGCGCTGAAGATCCTGTCGGTGGAACGGCTGGTGGAACTGATCCCCAACCGGGGCGCGGTGGTGGTGCAGAACAGCATCGACGACCTGTCCGACATGCTGACCGTCTATGCCGAACTGGAGGCGATGGGCGGCGTCGCCGCCTGCCGCATGGCGACCGAGGGGGATTTCCTGCGCGTGGAACGCCACCTTGCGCTGATGGCCGCGGCCGCAGACGAAGGCGACCGGCTGAAATACTTCCGCGCCAATCAGGCGTTCCACCTGTCGATCATCGCCGCCTCGCGCAACAAGACGCTGATCGAGATTCACGCCAACCTCAGTCTGCGGCTGTATCGGGTGCGCTATCTGGCGATCATGGCGCAGGAGATCTGGCAGGCGCGGTCGGCCGCGCATGAGGAACTGGTGCAGACCCTGCGCGCCCGCGATACCGCCCGGATGGCCGAATTGCAAAAGGCACATTTCCAGGTGGCCTGGCGGCTGATCGACGATTGGTCGCGCCCGCAACAGTCCCGCCGCTGA